GAATAGTTACTGAAAGTTCAGGGAATTTTTCTATAATCTTCTTTTCAAGTTCATCACATAAATTGTGAGCTTCTCTTACAGGCATGTCTCCTGAAACTGTAAGATGAAATTCTACAAATCCTTTCCTTCCAGCTCTTCTTGTTTTAAAATCGTGGATATCATGTATAATATAAGTTCCGTAAGAGGAATTTTTTATGGTATTTTCTATAATCCTTTGAATGGAATCTATTTTTTCTTTGGGTAAACTTATATCAAGTAAAGCAGTGATTGAATTTTTAATGATTCTATATCCCAAATAAAGGATATTAATACCTATTATCAATCCAATTATAGAATCTAATACCAAAAGTTTAGAAAAATGAGCGATATAAACTCCTATTATTACTCCTGCTGTAGTTAAAACATCTGTAAAAAGATGGGAAGCATGAGAGATTAAAATAGGAGAATTTTCAATTTTACCCTGTCTATGTATGTAATAGGAAAGAAATGAATTTAAAACTATAGTAATCAAAATTAAAAAAACACCTATGTTTAAATTTATAAAGGGTCTAGGATTTAAAATTTGTTGATAAACTTTCCATAATATAGAAATTGAAGCAAATAAAATAAAAAAGGCTTCAATTATAGATATAAAATACTCTAATTTTGTGTAACCATAGGGATATTTTTCATCTGGTGGTTTTAAAGCAATCTTACTTCCCAAAAATGCTATGAAGGCAGAAATA
The window above is part of the Thermodesulfobacterium geofontis OPF15 genome. Proteins encoded here:
- a CDS encoding cation diffusion facilitator family transporter, whose protein sequence is MNSNISTFKSKAIRLTLLSFFISILIFVFKLTAFFITKSVAIYSDAMESIINIISAFIAFLGSKIALKPPDEKYPYGYTKLEYFISIIEAFFILFASISILWKVYQQILNPRPFINLNIGVFLILITIVLNSFLSYYIHRQGKIENSPILISHASHLFTDVLTTAGVIIGVYIAHFSKLLVLDSIIGLIIGINILYLGYRIIKNSITALLDISLPKEKIDSIQRIIENTIKNSSYGTYIIHDIHDFKTRRAGRKGFVEFHLTVSGDMPVREAHNLCDELEKKIIEKFPELSVTIHIEPEEEKKK